From a region of the Streptomyces venezuelae genome:
- a CDS encoding IS5 family transposase: protein MAGIVERLVPDELWVLFQRVVPEVPSRPQGGGRRRHGDREVLAAIVFVATSGCTWQQLPTASFGPSGATAHRRFTEWTKARVWARLHRLVLDELGGLVPLRDRLSQHAGPEKGDLTGPNPVDRGKYGSKIHLITERTGLPLSVGISGANLHDSQALEPPVRGIPPIRSRRGRRRRKPGKLHADKGYDYAHLRRWLRGRGNKHRIARKGAESSQRLGRHRWTIERTMAWLAGCHRLHRRYERKAEHFLAFTSIAYTLICYRRLTK, encoded by the coding sequence GTGGCGGGGATTGTTGAACGGCTGGTGCCGGATGAGTTGTGGGTGCTGTTCCAGCGGGTGGTGCCGGAGGTGCCGTCGCGGCCGCAGGGCGGCGGCCGACGTCGGCACGGTGACCGGGAGGTGCTCGCCGCGATTGTTTTCGTGGCCACGTCGGGCTGCACATGGCAGCAGTTGCCGACGGCGTCATTCGGGCCGTCGGGGGCGACAGCCCACAGGCGGTTCACCGAGTGGACGAAGGCCAGGGTGTGGGCCAGGCTCCACCGCCTGGTCCTCGACGAGCTCGGCGGACTGGTCCCGCTGCGCGATCGACTCAGTCAACATGCGGGCCCTGAAAAGGGGGACCTGACAGGCCCGAATCCTGTCGACAGGGGCAAGTACGGCTCGAAGATCCACTTGATCACCGAGCGGACCGGTCTGCCCCTGTCCGTCGGAATCTCGGGCGCGAACCTGCACGACAGCCAGGCCCTCGAGCCCCCCGTCCGTGGCATACCGCCCATCCGGTCGCGGCGCGGGCGCCGACGGCGCAAGCCCGGAAAGCTGCACGCGGACAAGGGGTACGACTATGCCCACCTGCGGAGATGGTTACGCGGACGCGGTAACAAGCACCGCATCGCCCGCAAGGGCGCCGAGTCCTCGCAGCGGCTGGGCCGCCACCGCTGGACCATCGAACGCACGATGGCATGGCTCGCCGGCTGTCACCGACTCCACCGCCGCTATGAACGCAAGGCCGAGCACTTCCTCGCCTTCACCAGCATCGCCTACACCCTCATCTGCTACCGCAGACTCACCAAATGA